From Flavobacterium lipolyticum, one genomic window encodes:
- the acs gene encoding acetate--CoA ligase: protein MSYYKIENLEQYFKHYNKSIREPRKFWGKIAEENFTWYQQWEKVVDFNMADAEVKWFTEAKVNITKNCIDRHLSKRGEKTAIIFEPNDPSESALHITYNELYERVSKMANVLREQGVRKGDRVCIYLPMIPELAVAVLACARIGAIHSVVFAGFSASAVSARIIDCECKMVITSDGGYRGNKNIDLKGIVDEALETCPSVTKVLVVKRTNNEVKMKDGRDEWLQPLLDKALDNSVAEIMDAEDPLFILYTSGSTGKPKGMVHTTAGYMVYTAYTFKNVFNHEENDIFWCTADIGWITGHSYILYGPLLNGGTTVIFEGVPSYPDFSRFWDIIEKHKITQFYTAPTAIRSLAKESLDYIQKYPLKSLKVIGSVGEPINEEAWHWFNDHVGDKRCPVVDTWWQTETGGIMISPIAFVTPTKPTYATLPLPGIQPVLMDEKRNEIEGNQVVGSLCIKFPWPGIARTIWGDHQRYKDTYFSAFPGKYFTGDGALRDEVGYYRITGRVDDVVIVSGHNLGTAPIEDAINEHPAVAESAIVGFPHDIKGNALYGFVILKETGEVRDRSNLSREINQYISDHIGPIAKLDKIQFVSGLPKTRSGKIMRRILRKIAEGDFSNFGDTSTLLNPEIVDEITKARV from the coding sequence ATGAGTTATTATAAAATTGAAAATTTAGAACAGTATTTTAAACATTACAATAAGTCGATAAGAGAGCCTAGAAAGTTTTGGGGAAAAATAGCTGAGGAAAATTTTACCTGGTACCAGCAATGGGAAAAAGTAGTTGATTTTAATATGGCTGATGCGGAAGTAAAATGGTTTACAGAAGCAAAAGTTAACATCACTAAAAATTGCATCGACAGACATTTAAGCAAAAGAGGAGAAAAAACGGCTATCATTTTTGAACCGAATGATCCCTCAGAAAGCGCTTTACATATAACGTATAATGAATTGTACGAAAGAGTTTCAAAAATGGCGAATGTTTTGCGCGAGCAAGGCGTACGTAAAGGAGACAGAGTTTGTATTTATTTACCTATGATTCCTGAATTGGCAGTAGCTGTATTGGCCTGTGCCAGAATAGGAGCGATTCATTCTGTTGTTTTTGCAGGATTTTCAGCTTCTGCTGTGTCTGCCAGAATAATTGATTGCGAATGTAAAATGGTTATTACTTCTGATGGAGGATACAGAGGTAATAAAAACATTGACCTTAAAGGAATTGTTGATGAGGCATTAGAAACTTGCCCGTCTGTTACTAAAGTTTTAGTTGTAAAAAGAACTAATAACGAAGTTAAAATGAAAGACGGCCGTGACGAATGGTTACAGCCTCTATTAGATAAAGCCTTAGATAATAGTGTTGCGGAAATAATGGATGCTGAAGATCCGTTATTCATTCTGTACACCTCTGGTTCTACAGGCAAACCAAAAGGAATGGTACATACCACAGCCGGATATATGGTTTATACGGCTTATACCTTTAAAAATGTTTTCAATCACGAAGAAAATGATATTTTCTGGTGTACTGCTGATATAGGTTGGATTACAGGTCACTCTTATATTTTATACGGACCTTTATTAAATGGAGGAACAACCGTAATTTTTGAAGGAGTTCCATCTTATCCTGACTTTAGCCGTTTTTGGGATATTATTGAAAAACATAAAATCACACAATTTTATACCGCACCAACTGCAATTCGTTCACTTGCAAAAGAAAGTTTAGATTATATCCAAAAATACCCTCTAAAATCACTTAAAGTAATTGGATCAGTTGGAGAGCCCATCAACGAAGAAGCCTGGCACTGGTTCAACGATCACGTTGGAGATAAAAGATGTCCGGTTGTGGATACCTGGTGGCAGACTGAAACCGGTGGAATTATGATTTCGCCAATTGCCTTTGTAACCCCAACTAAACCAACCTACGCGACTTTGCCATTACCGGGAATTCAACCTGTTTTGATGGATGAGAAACGCAATGAAATCGAAGGAAATCAGGTTGTTGGAAGTTTATGTATTAAATTTCCATGGCCGGGAATCGCCAGAACAATCTGGGGGGATCACCAACGCTACAAAGACACTTATTTCTCTGCTTTCCCGGGAAAATATTTTACAGGTGACGGGGCATTGAGAGACGAAGTAGGGTATTACAGAATTACCGGTAGAGTAGATGATGTTGTAATTGTATCCGGTCATAACTTAGGAACAGCTCCTATTGAAGATGCCATTAACGAACATCCTGCAGTAGCCGAATCTGCTATCGTTGGATTCCCTCATGACATTAAAGGAAATGCCTTATATGGTTTTGTAATCTTAAAAGAAACAGGAGAAGTAAGAGACCGATCTAATCTTAGCCGTGAGATCAATCAATATATTTCTGACCATATCGGACCAATTGCAAAACTCGACAAAATTCAGTTTGTTTCAGGCTTGCCTAAAACACGTTCAGGAAAAATTATGCGTAGAATTTTACGTAAAATAGCAGAAGGTGATTTTTCTAATTTTGGAGACACTTCAACTTTACTAAATCCTGAAATTGTTGACGAAATTACAAAAGCGAGGGTCTAG
- a CDS encoding DUF4287 domain-containing protein has translation MSFQAYLINIKTKTGKGPDDFKKLSDEKGFSVSGELKPEVKATEIVTWLKADFDLGHGHAMAIYALLKGLRK, from the coding sequence ATGTCATTTCAAGCTTATTTAATCAATATTAAAACAAAGACAGGAAAAGGTCCTGATGATTTTAAAAAACTTTCAGATGAAAAAGGATTTTCTGTCAGTGGAGAATTAAAACCTGAAGTAAAAGCAACCGAAATTGTAACCTGGCTAAAAGCAGATTTTGATTTAGGTCACGGACACGCAATGGCTATTTATGCACTTCTTAAAGGATTAAGGAAGTAA
- a CDS encoding SRPBCC family protein, with the protein MKMIFVKIITVLVAIVSIALVVAMFTKNKYTIKREITIYKPKAEVFDFIKLNRNQKLYSKWLLLDPATKIEITGTDGTAGSLLTFESKHHKTGKGEWEIKKVENNRIDFELRFLAPYVFTANGHMETETLAENQTKLIWIYNSGMNWPKNFMLLFFDMDKIIGADVEESLTNIKTIVEK; encoded by the coding sequence ATGAAAATGATATTCGTAAAAATAATAACGGTATTGGTAGCTATAGTTTCAATAGCTTTAGTAGTAGCGATGTTTACTAAAAATAAGTATACTATTAAGAGAGAAATAACTATTTATAAACCCAAAGCGGAAGTTTTTGATTTTATAAAACTGAATCGAAATCAAAAATTGTACAGTAAATGGCTATTGCTGGATCCTGCCACAAAAATAGAGATAACAGGTACTGACGGGACTGCGGGTTCTCTTCTGACTTTTGAAAGCAAACACCATAAGACTGGTAAAGGAGAATGGGAAATAAAAAAAGTAGAAAATAACAGAATCGATTTTGAACTTCGTTTTCTAGCGCCTTATGTATTTACGGCAAACGGGCATATGGAAACGGAAACTTTAGCCGAAAATCAAACAAAGCTTATCTGGATTTATAATAGCGGAATGAACTGGCCTAAGAATTTTATGCTTCTTTTTTTTGATATGGATAAAATAATTGGAGCTGATGTAGAAGAAAGTCTAACGAACATAAAAACGATTGTCGAAAAATAA
- a CDS encoding SDR family oxidoreductase, with translation MARNNLKGKVVLIAGGAKNLGGLLSRNFAAKGAKVVIHYNSENTKADAEKTLADIENAGGEAFLFQADLTEVKNITKLFDAAIAKFGGVDIAINTVGKVLKKPFAETTEEEYDSMSDINSKVAYFFIQEAGKKLNDNGKINTIVTSLLAAFTGYYSTYAGAKAPVEHFTRAASKEFGSRGISVTAVAPGPMDTPFFYGQESADAVAYHKQASDLGGLTDIKDIAPLVEFLVTDGWWVTGQTIFANGGYTTR, from the coding sequence ATGGCAAGAAACAATTTGAAAGGGAAAGTGGTTTTAATTGCAGGTGGTGCAAAAAACTTAGGAGGTTTGTTAAGTCGTAATTTTGCAGCTAAAGGTGCAAAAGTTGTCATTCATTACAACAGCGAAAACACAAAGGCAGATGCGGAAAAGACTTTGGCAGATATTGAAAATGCCGGAGGAGAAGCATTTTTGTTTCAGGCCGATCTTACTGAGGTGAAAAATATTACCAAGTTGTTTGATGCTGCAATTGCTAAGTTCGGAGGTGTTGATATCGCTATTAATACTGTTGGGAAAGTGCTAAAGAAACCTTTTGCAGAGACTACCGAAGAAGAATACGACAGTATGAGTGATATCAACTCAAAAGTAGCCTATTTTTTTATACAGGAAGCGGGTAAAAAATTGAATGACAATGGTAAAATTAATACGATTGTTACTTCCTTACTGGCAGCATTTACAGGATATTATTCTACTTATGCAGGGGCAAAAGCTCCGGTAGAGCACTTTACGAGAGCGGCTTCAAAGGAATTTGGTTCGCGAGGTATTTCTGTTACAGCTGTCGCTCCGGGACCTATGGATACACCATTCTTCTATGGTCAGGAAAGTGCTGATGCAGTGGCTTATCACAAACAGGCTTCGGATTTAGGAGGACTTACGGACATCAAAGACATTGCTCCTTTAGTTGAGTTTTTAGTGACCGATGGCTGGTGGGTAACCGGGCAAACTATTTTTGCTAATGGAGGATATACCACAAGATAA
- a CDS encoding helix-turn-helix domain-containing protein — MSEMNQNIVKRSKEITEKYFLFLDTHIAEVLLGNGADFMEINQIASALFVSHKHLTDTVQKETGNHPCYFYDLKIIEEAKRMLAHTDKSVSEVARTLTYDPSNFSKFFKKFVGQTPGQFRAENQK, encoded by the coding sequence ATGAGTGAAATGAATCAAAACATAGTAAAAAGAAGTAAGGAAATCACTGAAAAGTATTTCCTTTTTTTGGATACACATATTGCGGAGGTCCTTTTGGGAAATGGCGCCGACTTTATGGAAATCAACCAAATAGCAAGTGCGTTGTTTGTTTCTCATAAACATTTGACCGATACCGTTCAAAAAGAAACCGGAAACCATCCTTGTTACTTTTACGATTTAAAAATTATAGAAGAAGCAAAAAGAATGCTTGCCCACACCGATAAATCTGTTTCTGAAGTTGCCAGAACACTAACCTACGACCCATCAAATTTTTCTAAATTCTTCAAAAAATTTGTTGGGCAGACACCAGGACAGTTCAGAGCGGAAAATCAAAAATAA
- a CDS encoding 3'-5' exonuclease, protein MLDWIKNINKEYPDFWKEYLTKFEVKPNRFVVLSTETSGLNPNKDVILSLGAFSVTDDSIVIKDNFEAVLLQYKFLQDNGLSNEFIIESKMMKMPEPDAIEALINFIGNSVLVGHHINFDIEMLNAALERLDCGRLKNEALDIDMMYRKLMDINDKQFSLDDLSEIFKIPKSDRNSSAEDAYKIGLLFLKLKSRLGIK, encoded by the coding sequence ATGCTAGACTGGATTAAAAATATCAATAAAGAGTATCCTGATTTTTGGAAGGAATACTTAACGAAATTTGAAGTTAAACCAAACAGATTTGTGGTGTTATCTACAGAAACTTCAGGTTTAAATCCGAATAAAGATGTTATTTTATCTTTAGGTGCATTTTCGGTTACGGATGACAGCATTGTGATTAAAGACAATTTTGAAGCTGTTTTGCTGCAGTACAAATTTTTACAGGATAACGGACTTTCTAATGAGTTTATCATCGAAAGCAAAATGATGAAGATGCCGGAACCTGATGCGATAGAAGCTTTAATCAATTTTATAGGAAACTCAGTTCTGGTTGGACATCATATTAATTTTGATATCGAAATGTTGAATGCAGCATTAGAACGTCTGGATTGTGGAAGATTAAAAAATGAAGCGCTGGATATCGATATGATGTACCGAAAATTGATGGATATTAATGACAAACAGTTTTCTTTGGACGATTTAAGTGAAATATTCAAAATTCCGAAAAGCGATAGAAATTCGTCTGCAGAAGACGCGTATAAAATTGGCCTATTATTCCTGAAACTGAAATCGAGATTAGGAATTAAATAG
- a CDS encoding DUF294 nucleotidyltransferase-like domain-containing protein: protein MNTIAEHIADFLKEYPPFDNLTFQELSDIATNIRVINLEKHAVLFQNNDLLHDSFYVVASGIVNLTTIADAEETIINKCHEGDIFGLRPFFAKNNYMMTAKAREESIIYAIPIAVFRPFVANNSDVLNFLLESFAVNSRHAKDNVHSNGKLISDTAFYVDQQSEMQYIQSLAYNNSPLTTESNHIIKDVAILMTESLVDNIVICEKNNPIGIVTNADLSSKIATGRYPITETIDKIMSSPVVTVIENVSLAEAQLLMLKHNVTHLCVTKDGTSKSAVKGIISEHDLIVAQASNPGVLIKEVKRSQLPKDLKQIRDRLSDLIQNSIQKNIPISHVSNIASEINLAIIKRAVELSILDLGSPPARFAWLSIGSQGRKEQLLLTDQDSILIFEDVAPDKYREVKDYFLRLAKRATSILEKVGYELCPNGHMGSNMLWCKSLTDWTKQYNSWMNTPGENSNDLSSIFFDYEIVFGEPKIEEVIENVIFKNAVNNTLFFDFLGNDALKRNSPLSFFKKFIIEEEGPHKTKFDIKTRALMPLIDSARLLILNANIKGIKNTYLRFKQLAITDSKNAEIYLSCAEAFLTLSKFRTVEGLKNDDSGQYINLREMSKTDKEKLKNALTPMKDLEELIKSKFQLTQFS, encoded by the coding sequence ATGAATACAATTGCTGAGCATATTGCAGATTTTTTAAAAGAATACCCGCCATTTGATAATTTAACTTTTCAGGAATTATCAGATATTGCAACTAACATTCGTGTGATCAATTTAGAAAAACATGCAGTATTATTTCAAAACAATGACCTGCTTCATGACAGCTTTTATGTTGTTGCTTCAGGTATTGTAAATCTGACCACAATTGCTGATGCCGAGGAAACTATTATAAACAAATGTCATGAAGGAGATATTTTTGGCTTGCGTCCGTTTTTTGCCAAAAATAACTATATGATGACGGCTAAAGCTCGTGAAGAAAGTATTATCTATGCTATTCCAATTGCAGTTTTCAGACCATTCGTAGCGAATAATTCGGATGTGTTGAATTTTCTGCTGGAAAGCTTTGCTGTAAATTCAAGACATGCAAAGGACAATGTACATTCCAACGGAAAATTGATTTCTGATACTGCTTTTTATGTAGATCAGCAATCTGAAATGCAGTACATTCAGTCTTTGGCTTACAATAATTCGCCTTTAACAACTGAATCCAATCACATTATCAAAGATGTTGCTATTTTGATGACCGAATCATTGGTAGACAATATTGTGATCTGTGAAAAAAACAATCCAATTGGTATTGTAACCAACGCGGATTTATCTTCTAAAATTGCGACTGGCCGTTATCCTATCACTGAAACCATTGATAAGATTATGTCTTCGCCGGTGGTTACGGTTATTGAAAATGTTTCTTTGGCTGAAGCACAATTATTAATGTTGAAACATAATGTTACTCATTTATGTGTTACCAAAGACGGCACAAGTAAATCTGCTGTAAAAGGAATTATTTCCGAGCACGATCTAATTGTGGCTCAGGCCAGTAATCCTGGTGTTTTGATTAAGGAAGTAAAACGTTCTCAATTACCAAAAGATCTAAAACAAATCCGTGATCGTTTGTCTGATTTGATTCAGAATTCAATCCAAAAAAATATTCCAATTTCTCATGTCAGTAACATCGCAAGCGAAATTAATCTGGCTATTATTAAACGTGCTGTCGAGCTGTCTATTTTAGATTTAGGCTCCCCTCCTGCTCGTTTTGCGTGGTTAAGTATTGGTAGTCAGGGACGTAAAGAGCAGCTTTTGCTTACAGATCAGGACAGTATTCTGATTTTTGAAGACGTAGCACCGGACAAGTACAGAGAGGTAAAAGATTACTTTTTAAGACTGGCTAAAAGAGCAACTTCCATCTTAGAAAAAGTGGGTTACGAACTTTGTCCAAACGGACATATGGGGAGTAATATGCTTTGGTGTAAGTCGTTGACAGACTGGACAAAACAGTATAATAGCTGGATGAATACTCCAGGTGAAAACAGTAATGATTTGAGCAGTATTTTCTTTGATTATGAGATTGTTTTTGGAGAACCAAAAATTGAAGAAGTGATCGAAAACGTAATCTTTAAGAATGCCGTAAACAATACTTTGTTTTTTGATTTCTTAGGGAATGATGCTTTAAAACGCAATTCTCCATTAAGCTTTTTCAAAAAGTTTATTATTGAAGAAGAAGGACCACATAAAACAAAATTTGATATTAAAACCCGTGCATTAATGCCTTTAATTGATTCAGCTCGTTTGCTGATTTTGAATGCTAATATAAAGGGAATTAAAAATACTTATTTGAGATTTAAACAATTAGCGATTACAGATTCTAAAAATGCAGAGATTTATTTAAGCTGTGCTGAAGCTTTTCTAACTTTGTCTAAATTTAGAACTGTTGAAGGTTTGAAAAATGACGATTCCGGACAATATATCAATTTGAGGGAAATGTCCAAAACAGACAAAGAAAAGTTAAAAAATGCCTTAACCCCAATGAAAGACCTTGAGGAATTAATTAAGAGTAAATTTCAACTTACACAATTCTCATAA
- a CDS encoding multidrug effflux MFS transporter, giving the protein MTTKKYITLILILGSLTALGPFSIDMYLPGFSGIAKDLHTSVAKVSMSLSSYFIGISAGQLLYGPLLDRFGRKKPLFIGLMVYILASLGCIYVTNIDSFILLRFVQAIGSCAATVASVAMVRDLFPVKDIPKVFSLLMLVVGLSPMLAPTIGGYVTEDYGWHTVFFILMCMGIAILIASQIGLPNTYKPDTSISLKPKPIITNFISVFKEPQFYTYAFTGAIAFSGLFSYVAASPIIFMDIYHVDAKTYGWIFAFMSLSFIGSSQLNSLLLKKYSSEQMIFGALISQSVISILFLILALNDLLGLYEIIGMLFLFLACLGISNPNTAGLTLAPFAKNTGSASALMGAIQLGIGALASFAVGVFVKDSVAPMVAIMTITTLTAFVFLNISKRSIKQKVELSSEDDIAIGH; this is encoded by the coding sequence ATGACAACAAAAAAATACATTACCCTTATCCTTATTTTAGGTTCTTTAACAGCACTCGGCCCATTTTCAATAGACATGTATCTTCCTGGTTTCTCTGGTATAGCAAAGGATTTGCATACTTCGGTAGCAAAAGTATCCATGAGTTTATCCAGTTATTTTATCGGAATCTCAGCAGGACAATTATTATACGGACCATTATTGGATCGTTTTGGCCGAAAAAAACCTTTGTTTATAGGTTTGATGGTTTATATTCTGGCTTCTTTGGGATGTATTTATGTAACTAATATTGATTCGTTTATCCTTTTACGATTTGTTCAGGCCATTGGTAGTTGCGCTGCCACAGTGGCTTCTGTAGCGATGGTTCGTGATTTATTTCCCGTAAAAGACATTCCAAAAGTATTCTCTTTATTGATGCTTGTGGTTGGGCTTTCTCCTATGCTGGCACCAACAATTGGAGGTTATGTAACAGAAGATTATGGCTGGCATACCGTATTTTTTATCCTAATGTGTATGGGAATTGCTATATTAATTGCATCACAAATTGGTTTACCAAATACTTATAAACCTGATACCTCAATATCTTTAAAGCCAAAACCGATTATCACTAATTTTATCAGCGTTTTTAAGGAGCCACAATTTTACACCTATGCCTTTACTGGTGCAATCGCTTTTTCGGGCTTATTTTCATACGTTGCGGCCTCGCCTATCATTTTCATGGATATCTACCACGTTGATGCCAAGACTTACGGTTGGATTTTTGCTTTTATGTCGTTAAGCTTTATCGGTTCAAGTCAGTTAAACTCCTTATTATTGAAGAAATATTCAAGTGAACAGATGATTTTTGGGGCACTAATATCGCAGTCTGTTATTAGTATCCTTTTTCTAATTCTAGCTTTAAATGACCTTTTGGGATTGTATGAAATTATAGGAATGTTGTTTTTATTCCTGGCTTGTCTGGGAATTTCGAATCCAAATACTGCCGGACTTACCTTGGCGCCTTTCGCTAAAAACACAGGAAGTGCGTCAGCATTAATGGGGGCTATTCAGTTGGGTATTGGGGCTTTGGCTTCGTTTGCTGTTGGAGTTTTCGTTAAAGATTCTGTAGCTCCAATGGTAGCTATTATGACCATCACTACTCTTACAGCTTTTGTCTTTTTAAACATCAGCAAACGTTCTATCAAACAAAAAGTAGAATTGTCTTCGGAAGACGATATTGCGATTGGTCACTAA
- a CDS encoding NAD(P)/FAD-dependent oxidoreductase: protein MKIVIIGGGFAGINLAKELVNHPQIQVTLVDKNNYNFFPPLIYQVATAFLEPSSISYPFRKFFAGKKNLQFRLGELLSVVPAENKIILNNGELTYDHLVFATGAETSYFGMENVMKNAIPMKTLNDAIEMRNALLKNLEKAAITKDMRKRRKLLTIVVAGGGPTGVEVSGMFAEMRKSILLKEYPELETSASNVYLVDGGDALLSPMSKASQEDTLDALTKLGVVVKLQTRVVDYVDDTVHFANGETIKTKNLIWAAGVSAKTFEGIPAESYGRGKRMATDEYNKVDGLTNVYAIGDTAITAGDKNFPDGHPQVAQVAIQQGLNLAKNFKAMVQNKPLKAFMYNDKGSMAIIGKNKAVVDLPSPKWHFKGFFAWIIWLFIHLISLITYRNRLNTFWNWMVAYFARDQSLRMIIRPDKRS from the coding sequence ATGAAGATAGTCATCATAGGAGGTGGTTTTGCAGGAATCAATCTTGCAAAAGAGCTTGTTAACCATCCTCAGATACAGGTAACACTTGTAGACAAGAACAATTATAACTTTTTTCCACCACTTATATATCAGGTTGCCACAGCTTTTTTAGAGCCCTCAAGTATCAGTTATCCGTTTAGAAAATTCTTTGCTGGTAAAAAGAATCTTCAGTTTCGTTTAGGAGAACTGCTTTCTGTGGTTCCGGCCGAGAATAAAATTATCCTGAACAACGGAGAATTAACATACGATCATTTAGTTTTTGCAACCGGTGCTGAAACCAGTTATTTTGGAATGGAAAATGTAATGAAAAACGCCATTCCGATGAAAACGCTAAACGACGCCATCGAAATGCGTAATGCACTGCTTAAAAACCTTGAAAAAGCAGCAATTACCAAAGACATGCGCAAACGACGCAAATTGTTAACCATTGTTGTAGCGGGAGGAGGACCAACAGGTGTGGAAGTATCGGGAATGTTTGCCGAAATGCGCAAAAGTATTCTATTAAAAGAATATCCGGAATTAGAAACATCAGCCAGTAATGTGTATTTAGTCGATGGGGGAGACGCACTCCTCTCACCTATGAGTAAAGCTTCTCAGGAGGATACTCTGGATGCACTTACCAAACTTGGTGTTGTGGTAAAACTTCAAACACGTGTTGTTGACTATGTTGATGATACTGTTCATTTCGCTAACGGCGAGACCATTAAAACCAAAAATCTGATTTGGGCAGCCGGAGTTTCTGCTAAAACTTTTGAAGGAATCCCAGCAGAAAGCTATGGTCGTGGAAAACGAATGGCAACAGATGAATACAATAAAGTTGATGGTTTGACAAATGTTTACGCTATTGGTGACACAGCCATCACAGCCGGTGATAAAAATTTCCCGGACGGACATCCGCAAGTAGCGCAGGTCGCTATTCAGCAAGGATTAAATTTGGCTAAAAACTTTAAAGCAATGGTCCAAAACAAACCTTTAAAAGCATTTATGTACAATGACAAAGGTTCTATGGCTATTATTGGAAAAAATAAAGCTGTTGTAGATTTACCAAGTCCAAAATGGCATTTTAAAGGATTCTTTGCCTGGATTATCTGGCTGTTTATCCACCTGATATCTCTAATCACTTACAGAAACAGATTAAATACATTCTGGAACTGGATGGTCGCTTATTTTGCCAGAGATCAATCTTTGAGAATGATTATCAGACCGGATAAAAGATCTTAG
- a CDS encoding DEAD/DEAH box helicase, whose amino-acid sequence MSKQFSSLGISAPILKALGELNIVEPTEIQQKTIPLLLAETQDVVGLAKTGTGKTAAFGLPLLQLVDTKSPVVQAVILVPTRELGQQIFRNLEDFGKHIPNISIASICGGIPIKPQIERLTQPTQIVVATPGRLIDLIQRKAIDLKQTSYLVLDEADEMVSILKESLDEIIAELPKKHRTLLFSATLPGTIKQLIQNYLNKNVVQVSANMETAGNQGIDHEYIVVDPIEKLDVLMHFLNSKEGERGIIFCKTKAAVNKLAKNLAINRFSSGALHGSLSQGIRDRIMEQFREGHINILVATDLAARGIDVKEISYVVNYHLPDTYENYVHRSGRTARAGAKGLSLTVLQEEEVAEIPEFEAELGIKFTKFQKPSALSLEENNMLLWAKQIFKTKPNYDMSSDLKTKVKTVFHHLTKDELIEKLMASYVLQNKVEVTEKPVKKFKK is encoded by the coding sequence ATGTCTAAACAATTCTCATCATTAGGAATTTCAGCACCAATTTTAAAAGCATTAGGCGAATTGAATATTGTTGAACCAACAGAAATTCAACAAAAAACAATTCCATTACTTCTGGCTGAAACTCAGGATGTAGTTGGTTTAGCCAAAACAGGAACCGGTAAAACCGCAGCTTTCGGATTGCCGTTACTGCAGTTAGTGGATACTAAATCTCCTGTTGTTCAGGCTGTCATCTTAGTTCCAACAAGAGAACTTGGACAGCAAATCTTTAGAAATTTAGAAGATTTTGGAAAACATATTCCAAATATTTCTATTGCTTCAATTTGTGGAGGAATTCCAATAAAACCACAAATTGAGCGATTAACACAGCCTACACAAATAGTGGTGGCTACACCGGGACGTTTAATTGATTTAATTCAGCGCAAAGCGATTGATTTAAAACAAACTTCTTATTTAGTGCTGGATGAAGCCGATGAAATGGTTTCGATACTTAAAGAAAGTTTGGACGAGATCATTGCGGAACTTCCTAAAAAACACCGTACTTTATTGTTTTCGGCTACTTTACCGGGAACAATCAAACAACTGATTCAGAACTATTTGAATAAAAATGTAGTTCAGGTTAGCGCCAATATGGAAACTGCAGGTAATCAAGGAATTGATCACGAATATATTGTAGTGGATCCCATTGAAAAACTGGATGTTTTAATGCATTTCCTGAATTCAAAAGAGGGAGAACGCGGTATTATTTTCTGTAAAACCAAAGCAGCAGTCAATAAATTGGCGAAGAATTTAGCGATCAATCGTTTTTCTTCTGGAGCACTTCACGGCAGTTTGTCACAAGGAATACGTGACAGAATTATGGAGCAATTTCGTGAAGGACATATCAATATATTAGTGGCTACAGATTTGGCAGCCAGAGGAATTGATGTAAAAGAGATTTCTTATGTTGTGAATTATCACTTACCTGACACTTATGAAAACTACGTTCACCGAAGCGGAAGAACGGCAAGGGCAGGAGCGAAGGGGCTTTCACTAACTGTTTTACAGGAGGAAGAAGTAGCAGAAATTCCGGAATTTGAAGCAGAATTAGGAATTAAATTTACCAAATTCCAAAAACCGTCGGCTTTAAGTCTTGAAGAAAACAATATGCTTTTATGGGCCAAGCAAATTTTTAAAACAAAGCCCAATTATGATATGTCAAGCGATCTGAAAACGAAGGTAAAGACCGTTTTTCATCATCTGACTAAAGACGAACTAATTGAAAAACTGATGGCCAGTTATGTTTTACAGAACAAAGTTGAAGTCACCGAAAAACCTGTTAAAAAATTCAAAAAGTAA